One Phaseolus vulgaris cultivar G19833 chromosome 4, P. vulgaris v2.0, whole genome shotgun sequence DNA window includes the following coding sequences:
- the LOC137837418 gene encoding protein SENSITIVE TO PROTON RHIZOTOXICITY 1, with amino-acid sequence MDTNGSLRANTWARSSSLTSDPLSFPGFGLQNNQPKWDDPSNSDYGIRAEVPFKEFNQPSQTQSPLPCNSNNEIEIPNQENCHLNESSQTSTLQDWDPNVMLNNLSFLEEKIHQLQDLVHLIVHQKGVGQPNELVTQEQQLVTTDLTSIIIQLISTAGSLLPSVRHNLANAASLFGQIDQLRGTTVPSGTGGSSSCIQPQNNGAKKVSDQSMQTDLPNNCEMEPNYNMAEQELKDEEDVDDGENLAPGSYEILQLEKEEILAPHTHFCTICGKGFKRDANLRMHMRGHGDEYKTPAALAKPHKDSGSPKLIKRYSCPYPGCKRNKDHKKFQPLKTILCVKNHYKRTHCDKSYTCSRCNTKKFSVMADLKTHEKHCGKDKWLCSCGTTFSRKDKLFGHIALFQGHTPAIPLDDNKGVAEPPNHDSKENSKVGNTNFTFGSSPSNGNEVENGMDVKGNNSDDPISFFSSLNFDTSFGGFNEFTRPLFDDSEGSFSFVMPGSFKSGGESSADNLL; translated from the coding sequence ATGGATACAAACGGGAGTCTACGTGCCAACACCTGGGCGAGGTCGTCATCTTTAACCTCGGATCCCCTGTCATTCCCAGGTTTTGGTTTGCAGAATAATCAACCCAAATGGGATGACCCTTCAAATTCAGATTATGGGATCAGGGCAGAAGTACCTTTCAAAGAATTCAACCAGCCTTCTCAAACTCAGTCTCCACTTCCTTGCAACTCAAACAATGAGATTGAGATCCCTAATCAAGAAAACTGTCATCTGAATGAATCTTCACAAACCAGTACACTCCAAGATTGGGACCCCAATGTGATGTTGAATAACCTGTCTTTCCTGGAAGAAAAGATTCATCAGCTCCAGGATCTAGTGCATTTGATTGTTCATCAAAAAGGCGTTGGACAACCTAATGAACTTGTAACTCAGGAACAGCAGCTCGTCACAACTGATCTTACATCAATCATCATTCAATTGATCTCTACTGCAGGTAGTCTTCTCCCATCTGTCAGGCACAACCTTGCAAATGCAGCCTCATTGTTTGGACAGATTGATCAGCTTCGTGGGACAACGGTTCCTTCTGGGACTGGTGGAAGTAGCAGCTGTATTCAGCCACAAAATAATGGTGCAAAAAAAGTGTCTGATCAGTCCATGCAAACTGATCTACCAAATAATTGTGAAATGGAGCCAAACTACAATATGGCAGAACAAGAACTCAAAGATGAAGAAGATGTAGATGATGGAGAAAACCTTGCCCCTGGTTCATATGAGATTCTACAATTAGAGAAGGAAGAAATCCTTGCCCCTCATACCCATTTCTGTACAATTTGTGGCAAGGGGTTCAAGAGAGACGCAAATCTCCGAATGCACATGCGTGGTCATGGTGACGAGTACAAAACCCCAGCAGCTCTTGCAAAACCGCACAAAGATTCCGGGTCACCAAAGCTCATCAAGAGGTATTCCTGTCCCTATCCTGGCTGCAAGCGCAACAAGGATCACAAGAAGTTTCAACCTCTGAAGACTATCCTATGTGTCAAAAACCATTACAAAAGGACACATTGTGACAAGAGTTACACTTGCAGCAGATGCAACACCAAGAAGTTCTCAGTCATGGCTGATCTGAAAACTCATGAAAAGCACTGTGGTAAGGATAAATGGCTCTGTTCATGTGGCACAACATTTTCTAGGAAAGACAAGCTTTTTGGGCACATTGCTCTTTTCCAGGGCCATACTCCAGCCATTCCCTTGGATGACAATAAAGGGGTAGCTGAGCCACCCAATCATGACAGCAAAGAAAACAGTAAGGTGGGGAATACGAACTTCACTTTTGGATCAAGTCCCTCAAATGGAAATGAAGTTGAAAATGGGATGGATGTAAAAGGCAATAATAGTGATGATCCTATTAGTTTTttctcttcattgaactttGACACCAGCTTTGGTGGGTTTAATGAATTCACTAGACCTCTATTTGATGACTCAGAAGGCTCATTCTCTTTTGTCATGCCCGGATCTTTCAAATCTGGAGGAGAATCGAGTGCTGACAATCTTTTGTAA